The bacterium genome segment ACCACTTCAAGCAGATCCAGCTGACGGGCCTCAAATATCAGGAGGGCGCGCCGCCCTACATATTTGCGATAGCGGTGCAGTCCGAGCGCGCCTTCGTAAGAGGGCCGAATTTCCTGCTCTCCATCGGCCGCGCAGAGAGCGAGGGTGCGGAAGAGAACTGGGATATAGATCTCAAGGCCGACCTTGATGAGGAACTGGTTGCGGCCCTGCCCAACCGCGTTGCGCCGTATCAAGGCGGGGCGGCCGCCACTTTCACGGCGCTGAAGGCGTCGGACGGATCGGGCGCATCTGCGCTCGAGATCATGGGGAGCGACGGCGACTTCGGAACGCTAGACACCGGCGCGATATACGTGAGGGCCGAAGGCGCAGGCCAGAGCTCGGGCCTGATAGCGGCCATCGAGATGGAGAGCGATCGCGGCGGGAAACTCTTCCTCGAGAACGCTACGAGCAAATACACCATCGAAACGAACTTGCCCAACGGGTATGTGAGCAACGCTGCCTATGACGGAACCACTCTCGCCTTTGCCTCTTCGCAGAGGGGCACGCAGACAGTTCCTGAGCTTAACTTCGGCTGGAATGTCGTGGTCCAGTCGGGCATCAAGATCTCAACGCGGGGAACCCTTTTCATAAGCAGGGCCTTGGGTGCGAACCAGGAGTTCACCGGATTCCCGACGTTGGTCAGCACTGACACGGATCCGAACCAGAAGAGGGGCGTGGCCGGAATCGGCCTTGCGGCCGACTCAAGCGCCGTGGCGGTGCTCTATAAGGGATATGCCGGGGGCACATGGTATCACCAGATCTTCCTCTACGGGCTCAGCAAGACCGGAGACACGTTCAACTCGCCCTCGTTTTTGGCCAAGACGAATCTCCTCACGGCCACTGCGCCGGCGACCGCCAACGAGGGCGCTGTGCTGAGCGTGAAGAAGAGCGGCGCGAACTATGAGGTCCTCTTCTCCACCCCCAAAAATATATACAAATGGCTCAGCTCGTCGGCCGCTCCCACGTCTCTTTATTCCAGCGACACCCTGGTCGACGCTGCCCTCGATGCATCGGGTACGGACAAGATAGCGATCGTCGCCGGCTTCAAGGCGATGGTGAAAAGCCTCTCCAGCATGAGCGCGGCAGGCGCCTCTGTTCAGATCGAGCCGAAGGAAGGGACGTCGATGACCTCGCTCTATGGCGCGGAGGTGGCGCTCTCGGGTGGAACGCTTGCGCTGGTGACGCCATACGGCGCAAAGGACACCTTCTCGGTGTTCGAGGTTTCGTCCAGCGCCCTGACCCCGGCGGCTGCCACAGACCTCTCCGATTTCCTGGACGTGAAGCTCTTCAGCTTATTCCCAGGCTATCTGCTCGCCAGCTCTCCTTCGAGCGGCATAGAGATCTTTTCGATAAGCGGGGAGTGAGTCGGCGGATCAGTCGATCAGCAGTTTGAATTTTCCTTCAGCGATATCCCTTTTCGCCTGCTCGTAGCGCTCCGGCGTGCCCAGGTCGTTGAAGTAACCTTCGTACGCCATGGAGTTGAGTTTGCCTTTGCGCGCCATGAGCTGCTTGAACCCGTCTTTTATGAGGCAGGCCTCCTGGCCTGCTGCCGGGAGGGCGTCGAATATCTCAGGCCCCAGGATGGAAAGTCCTGTGAAGAAGTGATCTCCCTCGCCGAATGCGCGCACGGCCCCGTCCTCCGAGATCGAAATCGGGGTGTAATCGTCCTCCGAGGAGAGCTTCTTCACCGCGATCGTCGCCTCTGCGCCCGACTCGGTGTGGCGGCGCACGAGGTTTTTTATGTCGGCCATGATCAGTGCGTCGGCGTTGAGCGCCACGAACGGACTGCGGCCGAAGAACCTGGCTGCATTTTTGATTCCGCCGCCAGTGCCGAGGAGCGTGGCCTCCTCGGAATAGAATATCTCCAGCCCGTATTCGGCTCCGGATCCGGCGTGATCGCGAATCAGCTGTCCCAAATGGTAGAGGTTTATCGCGACCCTCTTTATGCCCGCGGCCCTGAGGTATCGAAGCTGGTGATCTATCAGCAGCTCGCCGTCGAGGGGGAGCAGCGGCTTCGGCGTCGTGAGGGTGAGAGGCTGAAGCCTCTTGCCTAGGCCTGCGGCCAGAAGCATTGCGCTTTCGATCTGGATCGCCATCTTAACTCCAATCGGGCAGATACTTTTCGATCAGGTCTTTGAGCCCGGCGTATTCGGGCAGTCTCTCCAGGGCTGAGCGCACGTAGCCGAGCGATGTCGGGATGTACTTCAGAAAATCCGGATTTTTCTTCACCCGATCGATGTACACGAACCTGCCTGCGTCCTTGAGTTTGCGCTGCACGGTCACGAGGTCGAACTCGCCCCTGACCGCCGATGGGTCCCTGCCCGCCTCTGCGGCATAGGCGCGCAACAGATGGTCGACCGTGGAATCCGCTAGATTCACGTACGAGTCGCGCGTGAGCGCCACCAGGTCGTAGACCCTTGGCCCCGTCAGCGCGTCCTGGAAGTCGATGAGATAGAGGGCCTTGCCCCTTATGATGAGGTTGCGGCTCTGAAAATCGCGGTGCGTGAATCCATACGGCATGGCCTCGATGGCGGCGCTGATCTTTCGCGTCTCGCGCTCGAAGGTTTCCCTGTCGTCGGTCTCCATCTCTTTCCCTTGCCTGGCCTCGACGCAATACTCGCGGAAGTGGTCGAACTCCCAGTTGAGCAGCGTCGCGTCGAAGGATCGGGCGAGCGCGATGCACGTCCTTGGCCCGCTGTCAGCGGTGCGGCGCTGCATGGTGATCAGCAGCTCCAGGGCCCTGGCGTACCACTCCAGCCTCACATCTTCGCCTGCGGACTCGACCCTCTTCGCCATGATCTCGTCGCCCAGATCCTCGAGTATCATCAGCCGGTCCGCCTGGCTGTAGTGGTGGATCGCCGGGACCGGCAGGCCGAGGCCGGAGAGGAATCTTGCGACGTTTATGAACGGGAGCTCTTCGTGCGCGCCCTTGAAATTGGTTATCTCCTCGGAGGCCGACGAGCGGCCCTCGGGCATCTGCATCACTATGAAGGTGGCGCCGTCAGCCATCGCGGCGCGGTAATAGGTGCGGTATGAAGCGTCGCCGTGGAGCTTCGTGATCTCGCTCACCCTGGAGCGGCATCCGGTCTCTTCTGAGATCAATTTCTCTACGGTTTTTTTCATGTCGCTCATGGGATCACCGTGAAACTCACGTCGACGTTGCTCGAGTTGCCGTCGACCTGGACGTATATGGGGCCTTCGCCGAGCGCCGCATCCGCCGGCACTGTGAAGGTTATGGCCTCGATCTCGCTTGCGGTCGGATTGTCCAGAAGCCTGTAACTCGTGGCGCTGGTGGCGGCTCCTCCTACGACGACTATGTCCTCAGGATAGGCTATTGAAAATCCCAATCCGAATATCGATATCTCGTCGCCCACGCTTCCTGCGCTGGGATCGACTCTGGAGACTATGGGCGGGGAATTTGTGGGCACGTTGGGGTTATAATCGGAGCTGGTGCCGCCGCACGAGGCCGCAAGCATGATCAAAGCCGCTATCGCAGAGATCGCTCTCATCCAGGACCGGGTTATTAGTTTAAGAAATCGGGATTCGCAAGGCCTTAATCTTCGGGGAGCTTTATGCCCGCCTCGCGCAGCTGCTCGGCGAGCTTTTCGTCCCCGCTCTCAAGCCATCTCCTGTAGATGCTGAGTATCTGGCTGTCTGAGCCGGTCTTGTTCCATGGCGCGATCCTGGAGAGGACCTCGGCCAGCGATGCGAACTTTATCGCGAGCTCGGTGTAAACTTCGGCGAAGAGCGGGTCGCAAACCACGATCCCGGAGAGGGTCTCATAGGCGGCGCTCCCGATGGTGACGTAGTAGGAGTGGTCGACGATGCTCTTTCTGATGCTCTCTGAGAAGAGGCCGAGCGCGAGAAGGGTCGTGTCCCCGATGTCCCTCAGCGCCCTGGCCT includes the following:
- a CDS encoding phosphotransferase, with the protein product MSDMKKTVEKLISEETGCRSRVSEITKLHGDASYRTYYRAAMADGATFIVMQMPEGRSSASEEITNFKGAHEELPFINVARFLSGLGLPVPAIHHYSQADRLMILEDLGDEIMAKRVESAGEDVRLEWYARALELLITMQRRTADSGPRTCIALARSFDATLLNWEFDHFREYCVEARQGKEMETDDRETFERETRKISAAIEAMPYGFTHRDFQSRNLIIRGKALYLIDFQDALTGPRVYDLVALTRDSYVNLADSTVDHLLRAYAAEAGRDPSAVRGEFDLVTVQRKLKDAGRFVYIDRVKKNPDFLKYIPTSLGYVRSALERLPEYAGLKDLIEKYLPDWS
- a CDS encoding IPT/TIG domain-containing protein, with protein sequence MRAISAIAALIMLAASCGGTSSDYNPNVPTNSPPIVSRVDPSAGSVGDEISIFGLGFSIAYPEDIVVVGGAATSATSYRLLDNPTASEIEAITFTVPADAALGEGPIYVQVDGNSSNVDVSFTVIP
- a CDS encoding nucleotidyltransferase family protein — translated: MAIQIESAMLLAAGLGKRLQPLTLTTPKPLLPLDGELLIDHQLRYLRAAGIKRVAINLYHLGQLIRDHAGSGAEYGLEIFYSEEATLLGTGGGIKNAARFFGRSPFVALNADALIMADIKNLVRRHTESGAEATIAVKKLSSEDDYTPISISEDGAVRAFGEGDHFFTGLSILGPEIFDALPAAGQEACLIKDGFKQLMARKGKLNSMAYEGYFNDLGTPERYEQAKRDIAEGKFKLLID